Below is a window of Patescibacteria group bacterium DNA.
CATCAGAGGATATTTCCTCAATCAGGATGTATCCATCTTCTTCTTCTTGATGAAATCCGGTGTAGCAAGACTGAAGCTCTCGCTCATCGTCAGGGAAAAAATCATCAGTAAGAGGTCCAAGAGCATTGTGTCCAAAAGTGGAATCTAGAGGAGCTTTCAATAAGTTGTTACGAGGGTTGAAGCCTTCGGCATGGCGCCGCTCCCTGGGGCTTGGCTTGGGAATAAATGATTGTTTTGGCATAATTACCTCCCTGGAAAAGTGTTTTAGAACACAATGTACTTAAGAAGAAACTAGGCAAGAGCCCATTTATTGTTTCCGATTGGCCGAAAACGTGAGCGTGGTTCTTCTTTCTTAATAGCGGGGGTATTCATTTCTTGTAGCTTTTTTTTCTTTTCCAGAAAAATTTTTACTTCTTTTAAAAGGGCAGCTTCTGCTGTTTTTAAATTAAACATGATGTTCTCCTTCTTTTTGTCAGACCGAAATTGGCCATTTATTGTTGATAACGAAATTGAGTCAACTAATTAGCATAGCATAAATGCTGTATATTGTCAAGTGGTATAATAGTTACTTCTCTATAATTAGTAAATTTAAGTTAATTTGCTATAATATCAATATAAACTAAATGTATGAATGAAAATTTTAATATAAAACCCAAAAGTGTTGAAGAACAAGAATCTAGTAATGCTAACAAAGGTATTACTCGTCGGGGCTTTGTAAAGGGATTAGTGGGATTTGCTATAACCGGAGCAGTAGGAAAAACTGTTGGAGATTTTTTTGAGGATGGTGAAAAAAACAAAGGAGAGAAAACAGAAAATATTACAAAGGAAGAAATATTAAAAGAGGTCGGAGTTGAGGAGAATGATATTAACGAAAATGTCTCAAGGGAAGAGGAGGGAGAATTGAGTCAAGAACAAATTGACTTAAAAAAACTCACGAAACTGTTTATGGAAAAGTATCAAGAACTTTCATGTAAGCACAAATTTTTTCCAAAAGAAATATTTCATGATGATTTTTTTATTGCTACGCAACTACAAGAATCTGGCTATAAAACAGACGCAGAGTCTCATAAGGGTGCGGTTGGTTCAATGCAAAACATGGCAATATCAATAGTGGACGTGGTTAGGGGTTTGAATTTGCTGAAAAGAAGAGGTGAGATTGAATTTGAGATTGAGGGTTTAAAAAAAGAAGACGAACTGGAACCAGAAAAACTAAAAAAAGCGATTAACCCCAAAAGAATACAAGAGATGATAGCAAAAGATCAAAATTTGAGCAGAGCCTTGGGAAAACTATATTTTATGATGTTACATGGGGTGTATGAAGTGGATGAGAATGAATATGGTAAAGGAAATTATAAGGATGCTCAAGAAAAGCTACTGGCTTGTTATAATGGTGGGACAAAACAAAAAGATAGAGAAAAGCATGAATGGCCACCAGAATCTCGAAATTATGTAGAGAAAATAGGCAACTATATGCAGAGACTAACAAACATTAAAGACGAAATGGACAGTAAAGGAATTCTGACTAATGATAATTACACGAGAATGATAATAGCAAGGAAAATGGATGATCCTAGAATAAGCAAAACAAAATATTCAGCACTTAATAATTTTTTAATCCAGATTAAAGAAGAGGAGGATATTGTTAATGGAAAAGTCGGCTACGATAAGATTAAGAGTATAATAAATATATAATCAAGAAAGGAGAATAGTTCATTGAAAGTAAAAACATGTATATTGATTTTGATTTTTGTTGTGTCGGGCAACAATGTATTTGCTAGAACAAAAATAATTAAGGATGTTCCATACATTAACCAGGTAGAGGATGTAGATGAGTCGATGATTCTGGGGCACAATGCATGTGCGGCTACTGTTAGCGTG
It encodes the following:
- a CDS encoding lytic transglycosylase domain-containing protein, with amino-acid sequence MNENFNIKPKSVEEQESSNANKGITRRGFVKGLVGFAITGAVGKTVGDFFEDGEKNKGEKTENITKEEILKEVGVEENDINENVSREEEGELSQEQIDLKKLTKLFMEKYQELSCKHKFFPKEIFHDDFFIATQLQESGYKTDAESHKGAVGSMQNMAISIVDVVRGLNLLKRRGEIEFEIEGLKKEDELEPEKLKKAINPKRIQEMIAKDQNLSRALGKLYFMMLHGVYEVDENEYGKGNYKDAQEKLLACYNGGTKQKDREKHEWPPESRNYVEKIGNYMQRLTNIKDEMDSKGILTNDNYTRMIIARKMDDPRISKTKYSALNNFLIQIKEEEDIVNGKVGYDKIKSIINI